A single Microbacterium protaetiae DNA region contains:
- a CDS encoding TerC/Alx family metal homeostasis membrane protein, producing MDFVIPAWFEITAMVVLVLILAADLLLILKRPHIPSMKEATLWVVFYVCLALIFAVLLLWATGSSDAAGEFIAGWLTEYSLSIDNLFVFVLLMTQFSVPRRYQQEVLMVGIIIALVLRGLFILLGAALIENFSWIFYIFGAFLVFTAWRQAFPGKEDDDAHTETWIVRILRRFIDISDQYDGRKIRTVVNGKKVLTPMLLVFVAIGFTDLIFAIDSIPAIFGITQNAFIVFSTNVFALMGLRQLYFLLGGLLDRLRYLHYGIAFILAFIGVKLFFHALAVNELPFINGGHPVSWAPDISTWVSLGVIIVAMVVAAGASVIAARRDRAAVEAAPDDDKS from the coding sequence ATGGATTTCGTGATCCCCGCATGGTTCGAGATCACCGCGATGGTCGTCCTCGTCCTTATCCTGGCCGCCGACCTCCTCCTCATTCTCAAGAGGCCGCACATCCCGTCGATGAAGGAAGCCACCCTGTGGGTCGTCTTCTACGTGTGTCTGGCGCTGATCTTCGCCGTGCTGTTGCTGTGGGCGACAGGCAGTTCGGATGCCGCCGGCGAATTCATCGCCGGATGGCTGACCGAATACAGCCTGTCGATCGACAACCTCTTCGTGTTCGTGCTGCTGATGACGCAGTTCTCGGTGCCGCGACGCTACCAGCAGGAAGTGCTGATGGTGGGCATCATCATCGCCCTCGTGCTGCGCGGTCTGTTCATCCTGCTGGGTGCGGCGCTCATCGAGAACTTCAGCTGGATCTTCTACATCTTCGGCGCCTTTCTCGTCTTCACCGCCTGGCGACAGGCGTTCCCCGGCAAAGAAGATGACGACGCTCACACCGAGACCTGGATCGTGCGCATCCTGCGACGCTTCATCGACATCAGCGACCAGTACGACGGACGCAAGATCCGCACCGTGGTGAACGGCAAGAAGGTCTTGACCCCGATGCTGCTGGTCTTCGTGGCGATCGGGTTCACCGACCTGATCTTCGCCATCGACTCGATCCCGGCCATCTTCGGCATCACTCAGAACGCCTTCATCGTGTTCTCGACGAACGTGTTCGCCCTCATGGGCCTGCGGCAGCTGTACTTCCTGTTGGGCGGGCTGCTGGACCGGTTGCGGTACCTGCACTACGGCATCGCCTTCATCCTCGCCTTCATCGGCGTCAAGCTCTTCTTCCACGCGCTGGCCGTCAACGAGCTTCCCTTCATCAACGGCGGGCACCCGGTCTCGTGGGCGCCCGACATCTCGACGTGGGTGTCGCTCGGCGTGATCATCGTCGCGATGGTGGTCGCCGCTGGGGCCAGCGTCATAGCGGCTCGGCGAGACCGGGCTGCTGTCGAGGCGGCTCCCGACGACGATAAGTCGTAA
- the leuC gene encoding 3-isopropylmalate dehydratase large subunit, with the protein MSTPASAIPDQPRTLAEKVWDDHLVVKGEDGQPDLIYIDLHLVHEVTSPQAFDGLRAEGRPVRRLDLTIATEDHNTPTLDIDKPIADLTSRTQIETLRRNAAEFGVRLHSLGDKEQGIVHVVGPQLGLTMPGITVVCGDSHTSTHGAFGAMAFGIGTSEVEHVLATQTLPLKPFKTMAITVEGELKPGVTAKDIILAVIAKIGTNGGQGYVLEYRGSAIRSLSMEGRMTMCNMSIEAGARAGMVAPDETTFAYLKGRPHAPQGQDWEDAVAYWRTLPSDEGAVYDAEVFLDAAELEPFVTWGTNPGQGVSLSAAVPSPDDFDDPNAKAAAERALAYMDLAPGTRMKDIPVDAVFMGSCTNSRIEDLRQFASIVKGRKKAEGVRVMVVPGSARVRLEAEAEGLNKVFEDFGAEWRFAGCSMCLGMNPDQLAPGERCASTSNRNFEGRQGKGGRTHLVSPLVAAATAIRGTLSSPSDLDEVEAVSFAHAATDGAEA; encoded by the coding sequence ATGAGCACACCTGCGTCTGCGATCCCTGATCAGCCACGCACCCTCGCCGAGAAGGTCTGGGACGACCACCTGGTCGTCAAGGGTGAGGACGGCCAGCCCGACCTCATCTACATCGACCTGCACCTCGTGCACGAGGTCACCAGCCCGCAGGCCTTCGACGGGCTGCGCGCCGAGGGGCGCCCGGTGCGACGCCTCGACCTGACGATCGCGACCGAAGACCACAACACCCCGACGCTCGATATCGACAAGCCGATCGCCGACCTGACCAGTCGCACTCAGATTGAGACGCTGCGCCGCAACGCCGCGGAATTCGGCGTGCGGCTGCACTCCCTCGGCGACAAGGAGCAGGGCATCGTGCATGTGGTCGGCCCGCAGTTGGGCCTGACCATGCCGGGGATCACCGTCGTGTGCGGCGACAGCCACACCTCGACGCACGGCGCCTTCGGGGCCATGGCGTTCGGGATCGGCACCAGCGAGGTCGAGCACGTGCTGGCCACCCAGACACTGCCGCTGAAACCCTTCAAGACGATGGCGATCACCGTCGAAGGTGAGCTCAAGCCGGGCGTCACCGCGAAAGACATCATCCTCGCCGTCATCGCGAAGATCGGCACGAACGGCGGCCAGGGCTACGTTCTGGAGTACCGCGGCAGCGCCATTCGGTCGCTGTCGATGGAAGGCCGGATGACGATGTGCAACATGTCGATCGAGGCCGGTGCCCGCGCGGGCATGGTCGCGCCCGATGAGACCACCTTCGCGTATCTGAAGGGCCGCCCGCACGCTCCGCAGGGGCAGGATTGGGAGGACGCCGTCGCCTATTGGCGCACACTGCCCTCTGATGAGGGGGCGGTGTACGACGCCGAGGTGTTCCTCGATGCCGCCGAGCTCGAGCCGTTCGTCACGTGGGGCACCAACCCCGGCCAGGGCGTGTCGCTGTCGGCGGCCGTCCCCTCGCCCGACGATTTCGATGATCCCAACGCGAAGGCCGCTGCCGAGCGGGCACTCGCGTACATGGACCTGGCTCCGGGCACACGCATGAAGGACATCCCCGTCGATGCCGTGTTCATGGGCTCGTGCACCAACAGTCGCATCGAAGACCTGCGCCAGTTCGCATCGATCGTCAAGGGACGCAAGAAGGCCGAAGGGGTGCGGGTCATGGTCGTGCCGGGTTCGGCCCGGGTGCGACTGGAGGCCGAAGCCGAGGGCCTGAACAAGGTGTTCGAGGACTTCGGTGCCGAATGGCGGTTCGCCGGCTGCTCGATGTGCCTCGGGATGAACCCCGACCAGCTGGCGCCGGGAGAGCGCTGTGCCTCAACGAGCAACCGCAACTTCGAAGGCCGCCAGGGCAAGGGCGGGCGCACGCACCTGGTCTCGCCCCTCGTGGCAGCGGCCACCGCGATCCGCGGAACGCTGTCGAGTCCGAGCGATCTCGATGAGGTCGAGGCTGTTTCCTTCGCCCACGCGGCGACCGATGGGGCGGAGGCCTGA
- the leuD gene encoding 3-isopropylmalate dehydratase small subunit: protein MDKFTTHTGVAAPLQRSAVDTDQIIPAVYLKRVTKTGFEDALFASWRQDPAFVLNQEPYRNASILVAGPDFGTGSSREHAVWALRDYGFKVVLSPKFADIFRGNAGKQGLVTGVISEADGERLWAAITDHPGVQMTVDLQERTATLDDIQVTFEIDDYTRWRLLEGLDDIGLTLRNQDRIAAYEARRARWKPRTLPVPSQTTP from the coding sequence ATGGACAAGTTCACCACGCACACCGGTGTGGCCGCGCCTCTGCAGCGTTCCGCCGTCGACACCGACCAGATCATTCCGGCGGTGTACCTGAAGCGGGTCACCAAGACCGGTTTCGAAGACGCGCTGTTCGCCAGCTGGCGCCAGGATCCCGCGTTCGTCCTCAACCAGGAGCCGTACCGGAACGCGTCGATCCTCGTCGCCGGCCCCGACTTCGGCACCGGGTCCAGCCGCGAACACGCCGTGTGGGCGCTGCGGGACTACGGGTTCAAGGTCGTTCTGAGCCCGAAGTTCGCCGACATCTTCCGCGGCAACGCCGGCAAGCAAGGCCTGGTCACCGGTGTGATTTCCGAAGCAGACGGGGAACGCCTCTGGGCGGCGATCACCGATCACCCCGGCGTGCAGATGACCGTCGACCTGCAGGAGCGCACGGCGACTCTTGACGATATCCAGGTCACGTTCGAGATCGATGATTACACTAGGTGGCGGCTTCTGGAGGGCCTCGACGACATCGGGCTCACCCTTCGCAACCAAGACAGAATCGCCGCTTACGAGGCGCGTCGAGCACGCTGGAAACCACGCACTCTTCCGGTGCCGTCCCAGACGACTCCCTGA
- the murA gene encoding UDP-N-acetylglucosamine 1-carboxyvinyltransferase, giving the protein MTLLNGLASTDGRTGGSGETLAIRGGHPLRGRVDVKGAKNLVTKAMVAALLGESPSVLRDVPDISDVAVVRSLLEVHGVRVTRGDEEGTFVLDPADVASAHMEEIDAHAGASRIPILFCGPLLHQLGQAFIPDLGGCRIGDRPIDFHLDALRKFGAVVEKLPSGIRLSAPSGLHGASIHLPYPSVGATEQVLLTAVRAAGVTELRNAAIEPEIMDLIAVLQKMGAIISYEPNRVILIEGVDRLSGYDHRAIFDRNEAASWASAALATDGEIFVGGARQPEMLTFLNVVRKVGGDFDIREDGILFRRGGDLRAVTVETDVHPGFMTDWQQPLIIALTQAQGTSIVHETVYENRFGFTQALVKMGADIVVHPHGLQEGPRRVPRRNLEQAAVIHGPTPLRGADITVPDLRGGYSHVIAALTATGESTVRNVGIISRGYEKLFDKLTALGADFDILG; this is encoded by the coding sequence ATGACACTCCTGAACGGCTTGGCATCCACCGACGGTCGCACGGGAGGGTCGGGTGAGACGCTTGCCATCCGCGGTGGTCATCCGCTGCGCGGCCGCGTCGACGTCAAGGGCGCGAAGAACCTGGTCACCAAGGCGATGGTCGCAGCGCTTCTGGGCGAATCGCCCAGTGTGCTGCGCGACGTGCCCGATATCAGCGACGTGGCAGTGGTGCGCTCACTGCTCGAGGTGCACGGCGTACGCGTGACCCGCGGCGACGAAGAAGGCACCTTCGTGCTCGATCCCGCCGATGTCGCCTCGGCGCACATGGAAGAGATCGACGCGCACGCCGGCGCCAGCCGCATCCCGATCCTTTTCTGCGGCCCGTTGCTGCACCAACTCGGGCAGGCGTTCATCCCCGATCTGGGCGGGTGCCGCATCGGTGATCGTCCGATCGACTTCCACCTTGACGCGCTGCGCAAGTTCGGCGCCGTCGTCGAGAAGCTGCCCAGCGGCATCCGACTGTCGGCGCCGAGCGGGCTGCACGGGGCGAGCATCCATCTGCCGTACCCGAGCGTGGGCGCGACCGAGCAGGTGCTGCTGACGGCTGTGCGCGCAGCGGGCGTGACAGAGCTGCGCAACGCGGCGATCGAGCCCGAGATCATGGACCTCATCGCGGTGCTGCAGAAGATGGGCGCGATCATCTCGTACGAGCCGAACCGGGTCATCCTCATCGAGGGGGTGGACCGACTCTCGGGCTATGACCACCGCGCGATCTTCGACCGCAACGAGGCCGCCAGCTGGGCGAGTGCTGCGTTGGCCACCGACGGCGAGATCTTCGTCGGCGGGGCCCGCCAGCCCGAGATGCTCACCTTCCTGAACGTCGTGCGCAAGGTCGGTGGTGACTTCGACATTCGCGAAGACGGCATCCTCTTCCGTCGCGGGGGCGACCTGCGCGCCGTGACGGTGGAGACCGACGTGCACCCGGGGTTCATGACCGACTGGCAGCAGCCGTTGATCATCGCCCTCACGCAGGCGCAGGGCACCTCTATCGTGCACGAGACGGTGTACGAGAACCGCTTCGGGTTCACCCAGGCTCTGGTCAAGATGGGCGCCGACATCGTCGTGCACCCGCACGGACTGCAGGAGGGGCCGCGGCGCGTGCCCCGGCGCAACCTCGAGCAGGCGGCCGTGATCCACGGTCCGACGCCGTTGCGCGGCGCCGACATCACCGTGCCCGACCTGCGTGGCGGCTACAGTCACGTCATCGCGGCCCTGACGGCGACCGGCGAGTCGACGGTGCGCAACGTGGGCATCATCAGCCGCGGCTACGAGAAGCTGTTCGACAAGCTCACCGCGCTCGGCGCCGACTTCGACATCCTGGGGTGA
- a CDS encoding lysophospholipid acyltransferase family protein, translated as MSESRPRASKEKTRPSVFWLLGAIIVPIFGALAKIEITGAEKLPREGAFVLAANHHSEIDPLVVAVAVWRLGRAPRFMAKESLFHVPVLGWALKRTGMVPVARTASSSGARATLETSRDLVQHGRGVIVYPEGTLTRDPELWPMRGKSGAVRLAAAGGIPVIPMAQWGAQQIMPRYGKLRLWPPRRRMSVVIGDPVDIDDARHEHVTPAELNAATTRVMDRIAELLGEIRGLPAPKTRWNPADHGQKETGRLDS; from the coding sequence GTGAGCGAGAGTCGTCCGCGTGCCTCGAAGGAGAAGACGCGGCCCAGCGTTTTCTGGTTGCTGGGAGCGATCATCGTGCCGATCTTCGGTGCTCTCGCCAAGATAGAGATCACCGGTGCCGAGAAACTGCCTCGCGAAGGTGCGTTCGTGCTGGCCGCGAATCATCACAGCGAGATCGACCCGCTCGTCGTGGCGGTGGCCGTATGGCGGCTCGGCCGCGCACCGCGGTTCATGGCGAAAGAGAGCTTGTTCCACGTGCCGGTGCTGGGCTGGGCACTCAAACGCACCGGCATGGTGCCGGTTGCCCGCACGGCCTCATCCAGCGGCGCGCGCGCGACGCTGGAGACCTCGCGCGATCTCGTACAGCATGGGCGTGGTGTGATCGTCTACCCCGAGGGCACTCTCACCCGCGATCCCGAACTGTGGCCCATGCGGGGCAAATCCGGTGCGGTGCGCCTGGCGGCCGCCGGGGGCATCCCGGTCATCCCGATGGCGCAGTGGGGCGCGCAACAGATCATGCCGCGCTACGGAAAGCTGCGGCTGTGGCCGCCGCGCCGGCGCATGAGCGTCGTGATCGGTGACCCGGTCGACATCGACGATGCGCGGCACGAGCACGTCACCCCCGCCGAACTGAACGCGGCCACCACGCGGGTGATGGATCGCATCGCCGAGCTGCTCGGCGAGATCCGCGGTCTGCCGGCGCCCAAGACGCGCTGGAACCCCGCCGACCATGGACAGAAGGAGACGGGCCGTCTTGACTCCTAG
- a CDS encoding NAD(P)H-dependent glycerol-3-phosphate dehydrogenase, translating to MDRRRRAVLTPRHEPATRVTVLGAGSWGTTFGKILADGGAQVTMWARRPELAHEISEAKRNSQYLPGVNLPRSMTATTDLAEAVDGAEQLYVCVPSQSARDNLKAVRPLVARTAVPIVSLMKGIERKSGLRMSQVLEQVLECDPARIAVASGPNLALEIAREQPTAAVVASSSLETADAVARRARNSYFRTFVNTDVIGTEFGGVLKNLIAVAIGIVDGVGYGENTKASIITRGLVEMTDFAVAHGAQFETLQGLAGLGDLIATCQSPLSRNNTAGRLLGQGYSFQDVVKQMEQTAEGLASVTPVLQLARAAHVEMPIVEQVKRVLDGTMDPRRIAPHLTTDDDAPKGERTQHGQARSGGALRRTVQRAFDQLRHGRGSASGH from the coding sequence ATGGACAGAAGGAGACGGGCCGTCTTGACTCCTAGACACGAGCCGGCCACCCGCGTCACGGTGCTGGGCGCAGGCAGCTGGGGCACCACGTTCGGCAAGATCCTCGCCGATGGCGGCGCGCAGGTGACGATGTGGGCCCGGCGACCTGAACTGGCGCATGAGATCAGCGAGGCCAAGCGCAACAGCCAGTACCTGCCGGGCGTGAATCTGCCGCGCAGCATGACGGCCACCACCGACCTGGCAGAGGCGGTCGATGGTGCCGAGCAACTCTACGTGTGTGTGCCGAGTCAGTCGGCGCGCGACAATCTCAAGGCTGTTCGCCCACTCGTGGCCCGCACGGCGGTCCCGATCGTCTCTTTGATGAAGGGCATCGAGCGCAAGAGCGGTCTGCGCATGAGCCAGGTTCTCGAGCAGGTGCTCGAGTGCGATCCGGCACGCATAGCGGTCGCGTCGGGCCCGAACCTCGCGTTGGAGATCGCCCGCGAGCAGCCGACGGCGGCGGTCGTGGCATCCAGCAGCCTAGAGACCGCCGATGCGGTCGCGCGGCGCGCGAGGAACAGCTACTTTCGTACGTTCGTGAACACCGATGTGATCGGCACCGAGTTCGGTGGAGTGCTCAAGAACCTGATCGCGGTCGCCATCGGCATCGTCGACGGCGTGGGCTACGGCGAGAACACGAAGGCCTCGATCATCACCCGCGGCCTGGTCGAGATGACCGATTTCGCCGTCGCACACGGGGCGCAGTTCGAGACACTGCAAGGCCTTGCCGGGCTCGGCGACCTCATCGCGACGTGCCAGTCGCCGCTGAGCCGCAACAACACGGCCGGGCGACTGCTCGGCCAGGGGTACAGCTTCCAAGACGTGGTCAAGCAGATGGAGCAGACCGCCGAGGGATTGGCCTCGGTGACCCCCGTGCTGCAGCTCGCGCGCGCGGCGCACGTGGAGATGCCGATCGTCGAGCAGGTCAAACGCGTGCTCGACGGCACCATGGACCCGCGCCGGATAGCCCCGCACCTGACCACCGACGACGACGCCCCGAAGGGTGAGAGGACACAGCATGGACAAGCTCGCAGTGGTGGTGCTCTTCGGCGGACGGTCCAGCGAGCATTCGATCAGCTCCGCCACGGCCGGGGGAGTGCTTCGGGCCATTGA
- a CDS encoding D-alanine--D-alanine ligase family protein yields MDKLAVVVLFGGRSSEHSISSATAGGVLRAIDRDRFRVIPVGITREGAFVLEDDDPDKFTLDPDHLPEVVDNGTRVLWPDSAVCREMRVTDAAGTRSLGDVDVVLPILHGRFGEDGTIQGFLELLDIPYAGAGLLMSAIGMDKHVTKNVLRSAGVPVVPWVTVTREGLKRDRRMWEQRIHALGLPVFVKPARAGSSVGVSRVNAWDELDAALQTAFAEDATVLVEEAVHGRELECGVLESRDGALPRVSVAGEVVLSGREFYDFAAKYLGAPGIELVCPADLRDGELAEMQRIAARAFEAVGGQGLSRVDFFFTGTEFFVNEVNTMPGFTPISMFPKCWIASGMSYAELVSELIDTALARR; encoded by the coding sequence ATGGACAAGCTCGCAGTGGTGGTGCTCTTCGGCGGACGGTCCAGCGAGCATTCGATCAGCTCCGCCACGGCCGGGGGAGTGCTTCGGGCCATTGACCGCGACCGGTTCCGGGTGATACCGGTCGGCATCACGCGCGAGGGCGCCTTCGTACTCGAAGACGACGACCCCGACAAGTTCACGCTCGACCCCGACCACCTGCCCGAGGTCGTCGACAACGGCACCCGGGTGCTGTGGCCCGATTCGGCGGTGTGTCGTGAGATGCGAGTGACGGATGCCGCGGGCACGCGCTCGCTCGGCGATGTCGATGTCGTGCTGCCGATCCTGCACGGCCGGTTCGGCGAAGACGGCACCATCCAGGGCTTTCTCGAGCTGCTGGACATTCCGTATGCCGGTGCCGGCCTGCTCATGTCGGCCATCGGCATGGACAAGCACGTGACCAAGAACGTGCTGCGTTCGGCCGGCGTGCCTGTCGTGCCCTGGGTGACAGTGACCCGCGAAGGCCTGAAGCGCGACCGGCGGATGTGGGAGCAGCGCATCCACGCCCTGGGGCTGCCGGTGTTCGTCAAGCCGGCGCGCGCCGGCTCGAGCGTCGGGGTCTCGCGGGTCAACGCCTGGGATGAGCTGGATGCCGCGTTGCAGACAGCCTTCGCCGAAGACGCCACGGTGCTCGTCGAAGAGGCGGTACACGGCCGCGAGCTGGAGTGCGGCGTGCTCGAAAGCCGTGACGGTGCGCTGCCGCGGGTCAGCGTGGCCGGTGAGGTGGTGCTCTCTGGCCGGGAGTTCTATGATTTCGCGGCGAAGTATCTCGGTGCGCCGGGCATCGAGCTGGTCTGCCCCGCCGATCTGCGTGACGGTGAGCTCGCCGAGATGCAGCGCATCGCGGCGCGCGCGTTCGAGGCGGTGGGGGGACAGGGCCTGTCGCGCGTGGACTTCTTCTTCACGGGCACCGAGTTCTTCGTGAATGAGGTCAACACGATGCCGGGGTTCACCCCGATCTCGATGTTCCCGAAGTGCTGGATCGCCAGCGGAATGAGCTACGCCGAGCTGGTCTCTGAGCTGATCGACACCGCGCTCGCGCGGCGCTGA
- a CDS encoding DUF3515 family protein — protein sequence MTRTRRALAVIVVAWGLTLTGCATTIPLEPPQDANNPKCADIMVRLPKDLGEQQRVWTDAQSTAAWGSPTRVIMACGVTPPGPSTLKCVSLGGVDWLVDESEQPNFRITSYGRTPAVQVYIDGGDTSVDPNTVLTTLGRLVSAHTQKSAQCSDPDQIGE from the coding sequence GTGACCCGAACCCGCCGTGCTCTCGCCGTGATCGTCGTCGCATGGGGGCTCACGCTCACCGGGTGTGCCACCACGATCCCCCTGGAACCGCCGCAGGATGCGAACAACCCGAAGTGCGCCGACATCATGGTGCGTCTGCCGAAGGATCTCGGTGAACAGCAACGCGTGTGGACCGATGCGCAATCGACCGCGGCATGGGGATCGCCCACCCGCGTGATCATGGCGTGCGGGGTGACCCCGCCCGGGCCTAGCACCCTGAAATGCGTCTCGCTGGGCGGCGTCGACTGGCTGGTCGATGAGTCGGAACAGCCCAATTTCCGCATCACGAGCTATGGCCGCACGCCCGCGGTACAGGTGTACATCGACGGTGGTGACACCAGCGTCGACCCCAACACGGTCCTGACGACGCTGGGGCGCCTTGTCTCGGCCCACACGCAGAAGTCTGCGCAGTGCTCCGACCCCGACCAGATCGGAGAGTGA
- the thiL gene encoding thiamine-phosphate kinase — translation MANQVQTVGELGEARVLAAILDRIGSSTAIVGPGDDAAVLDAASGRIVATVDTLVHGPDFRLAWSSGYDLGWKSAAVNLADIAAMGARPTALLVALTLPDETPLSLVTAMADGLRDACAALAPGCAVQGGDLAVSPTLTIAVTALGVLDGVEPVRRSGARPGDIVALAGDVGRAAAGLTLLFGRFRDAAGTPIPVEATALSEVEAHAVAAQLRPAPPIVLGPAAARAGATAMMDVSDGLALDASRLAAASGVAVDFDASALGADPVAALAGGEDHALLATFRPATALPVGFRRIGAVRAAAGAGVLVDGRPYDDGAGWDPYRGWDAAQG, via the coding sequence ATGGCGAACCAGGTGCAGACCGTCGGCGAACTGGGTGAGGCGCGGGTTCTCGCCGCGATCTTGGACCGGATCGGCTCCTCAACGGCGATCGTGGGGCCCGGCGACGATGCGGCGGTGCTGGATGCCGCATCCGGCCGCATCGTCGCCACCGTCGACACGCTGGTGCACGGTCCCGACTTCCGCCTCGCCTGGAGCAGCGGCTACGACCTGGGGTGGAAGTCGGCGGCGGTGAATCTTGCCGACATCGCCGCGATGGGCGCGCGGCCCACCGCGCTGCTGGTGGCGCTGACCCTGCCCGACGAGACTCCGCTGTCGCTGGTGACCGCGATGGCCGACGGTTTGCGTGACGCGTGTGCGGCGCTGGCGCCGGGGTGTGCGGTCCAGGGTGGGGATCTTGCGGTGTCACCGACGCTCACGATCGCGGTGACGGCGCTCGGGGTGCTGGACGGCGTCGAACCGGTGCGGCGCAGCGGAGCCCGGCCGGGTGACATCGTGGCTCTGGCGGGCGATGTGGGGCGAGCTGCGGCCGGTCTCACGCTGCTTTTCGGCAGGTTCCGGGATGCCGCGGGCACTCCGATCCCGGTCGAGGCCACGGCGCTGTCAGAGGTTGAGGCTCACGCCGTAGCCGCGCAGCTGCGGCCCGCGCCGCCGATCGTGCTCGGCCCGGCTGCCGCGCGTGCCGGGGCCACCGCGATGATGGATGTCTCTGACGGCCTGGCCCTGGATGCCTCGCGCCTGGCGGCCGCCTCGGGTGTTGCGGTCGATTTCGACGCGAGCGCGCTGGGAGCCGACCCCGTCGCGGCTCTCGCCGGCGGCGAGGATCACGCCCTGCTGGCCACGTTCAGGCCCGCCACCGCGCTGCCCGTCGGATTTCGCCGCATCGGTGCGGTGCGCGCTGCCGCCGGGGCAGGCGTGCTCGTCGACGGCCGACCGTACGACGACGGCGCGGGGTGGGATCCCTACCGCGGCTGGGACGCCGCGCAGGGCTGA
- the rsmD gene encoding 16S rRNA (guanine(966)-N(2))-methyltransferase RsmD: MTRIIAGSARGIRLDVPAAGTRPTSDRVRESLFGALEAAGVIDGARVLDLYAGSGALGLEALSRGAASTHLVEKAAAAAQTARANAARVVQAAGLPASAAAVHRSDVATFLARTTRSFDVVFADPPYEVTDAATGHVLAALVPHLARDAIVILERAARSPEPPLPEGLVTDRHKRYGDTALWWLVPAPVLPGR, from the coding sequence GTGACACGCATCATCGCGGGCTCTGCCCGTGGCATCCGACTCGACGTGCCTGCCGCCGGGACCCGCCCCACCAGCGATCGGGTGCGCGAGTCGCTGTTCGGCGCGCTTGAGGCCGCCGGCGTCATCGACGGGGCCCGGGTGCTCGATCTCTACGCCGGCTCGGGGGCTCTGGGCCTCGAGGCGCTGAGCCGCGGCGCCGCATCGACACATCTGGTCGAAAAGGCCGCAGCGGCCGCGCAGACGGCGCGAGCGAACGCCGCACGGGTCGTGCAGGCAGCCGGCCTGCCGGCATCGGCCGCCGCGGTGCACCGGTCCGATGTGGCGACATTCCTCGCCCGCACGACCCGCAGCTTCGATGTGGTCTTCGCCGACCCTCCGTATGAGGTGACGGATGCCGCAACCGGCCACGTGCTGGCCGCACTCGTGCCGCACCTGGCCCGGGACGCGATAGTGATCCTCGAGCGCGCAGCGCGTTCCCCCGAGCCCCCGCTGCCCGAGGGTCTGGTCACCGATCGCCACAAACGGTATGGCGACACCGCCCTCTGGTGGCTGGTGCCCGCGCCTGTCTTGCCCGGGCGCTGA